In Suncus etruscus isolate mSunEtr1 chromosome 9, mSunEtr1.pri.cur, whole genome shotgun sequence, the genomic window taaatattgaggaattatacaatttaaagatttattagtttttcttaatttgtaaatGGAAATAGACTGGAGAGGTAGAATAGGAGGTAAAAAATTCATTCTACACATAGTAGACCCCATTCAATCCCTATGGTTTTTTTAGTGGCTATTGGTCAGTCCTGAGCATAGACTCAGGAACAAATTGAATACTATCAGTTTCCCTTAAAAAAGTGTTggtaaaagtaaattataattgCAAAAAGAATTTAACTGCTGACCTTGCTATTTAGCTAAagctaaatgaaaataataatattgatatataaaattttagacaaataaaataatttctaacatTCTTTTCATTGTagtatttgattttgatttttttggggggggccacacctggtggtgctcaagggttactcctggctgtctgctcagaaatagctcctggcaggcacggggggagcatatgggacaccggattcgaaccaatcacctttggtcctggatcggctgcttgcaaggcaaacgctgctgtgctatctctctgggcccagattttgatatttttatacttctgatttttctcattttaataaatataatcttaTCAAAGTCTTATCTAAAATCTGGCTTAAAGTTaatgcattaattaattaattaatcagcaCAAGTTCTGTGCCTTTCCTTAGTACTTTTCACTAATCTGTTTTTTTCAAAACTGACTCAAATCACAGAAACTTCTTTGTGtgctaagtaaaatataaagagaaggTATTTATCCTTTCATTGAAAATTTATtcactcaacaaaaatataataaatgataaacaCTTTgccattttaagtatagaaaatgATAGAGATGTGTTTATATCACAACATATACTatacttctttttcattttttgccatAAGAAAAATGCCTGTTGATgttggagagagagagcgagagtaCAATAGGTGAATGTGCCTTCACTCTACTAGGCTGGATTTGCATTCCATCCAGAGTTTTTGTGGTCCattgatcctgccaggaataattcctgaacacagagccaggaacagccagTGAGCATTGCAAAGTGTGgcccacaaagaaaagaaaaaaaaaattaacctaagAATAGATCTATCTCTGTTTtattgatttggggaccatacttggctatgctcagagcttactcttggagcagtgctcagggattattcctggaagggATAGAGAACCATCCAGGATGTCATGCCAGGGACTGGACCTGAATCAGCTGTGAACAAGGCAAGTATCTACCAATGTACTATCATCTCTCTAGTCCCAGGAATGGGCCTATAAATAAATACCCAAGCTGATAACTAATGAATTTTGTAGCTATAACTGGTTTcgtataaaatttttcatttgaatATTCAGGTTTTCTCAAGTAcaattagaaaacattttttataaattactttatttaaagaccatatattacatagttgctcacaGTAAATTTGTTCCAAGGTCAATCCCAGCATCATGTAAAATTACCTCTACCATTGTCCTTGAATTTCTACTCATTCCTAAGCCTACTCCCTTGACAGGcacaaaataacattaaatattacTTGTTTATAGGTAAGTGGAAATTAAATTGCTAAAATAAATACGataagaacatttgtgaaaattaatgtatctttcAATTAAGTCATAATCAGGTTTGCAAAgtaatttgttgctagttgattttctattatttgttttgttcctgaacattaagtggctttgaatccatgtcagtgtctaaattggtgtgttcttactGTTATGACAATATAAAAAACCTTTGGAGTTATTGTATGGTTGTGGATGCTTCCTCTTGGTTCAGGAATTTCAAGTTCTCTACTGATATGATGCCTTTTGTGGGTTATACTTTTGGCTGCCAGGACTTTGAAAGGAcaagaaagcaaaaggaaaaggGTCCACTCACTCCAAAGAggtcctggagatgtcagcccaaatacttgCATACTAgagttttggttggttttgtgtcTCTGCAGAGCTCTGGTTGCATGGTGAAGATGCACCTAATATTGGTAAAGCAGTAGTTGTGGGTGGTGAGTTCAACACAGTGACTTTGAACTTGAAGGCTTGGCTCACCCTTCTCCTGAGATAGCTACTTTCAGTTGTGTGGTCAGTGTGcccatgattttttaatatatgtttttggtttgttttgggttacacccagcagccctcagggtttatccctggctctgcactcagaaatcactcctggcaggctcaggggactgtatgggatgccgggtccattctgtgttggcctcgtgcaagacaaatgccctgctgctgtgctattacttcgttTGTTATACATCTTTTTTTGAGACTAGTGTAGATCTGGTCAAATGTAGACATAGCAACTGTGTTTgcctagaaaatatttattgaaaaaaaatctatgattatattatactttttttGTAGTTTTGCAACTACACTCAGCAATGgttagggtttacttctagttctatgctcaAATAGCACTCTTGGAGTTTAATCACCCTTTATAATGGCAAGAATTTAACAAGGGTGGGTATAAGGCAAGTGTCcaattactatctctctggcctaaattttattttatattgaaatgaaAACATGATATTATGAACTTATAAAAGATTTATATTTGCATAATTATGTATCAGCATGTGTACAGTACATGATATATATTCACTATTAAGTATCTACTGAATTAATTCCTTCACCAAACAACCCCCTTTGTCTGAAATTCCAGACTCTCTTTCTTCTGATAATCATtctattttatagaatttaagcttatttttgttttatttaattattattttgtttctttatctatcATATATAAATTACAACTTATAGTGGTTGCGCTTCTCTACCTGACTCTACTACTATTAATTTTACTGTCACTTTCTAGAAAGCCTTACAAAGAGTTCTCTAGAGTTTACTGCCTAGAATTTAGATAACAAACTAAACTATGTTGGATTCTGATTTTCTACAGTTCGTCCATTATAgcagacatttatttattaatatattataacttaatttttgaCCTTGCTAAGAAATATTGACTGTCCAATAAACCACACTGATGATATCCAGCCCAAGTGTGCAGGATAGCATAGGGTTAAGTGCTCGTATATGGAGATGCAGTGCTGCTTAGTCTTGGAAGTCCTAATTACCAATATCAAAAGGCTGTATCTagaacccctccaaaaaaacaaggAATGCTAGGTACCATGctatactgggaattgaacttaaggattgctgcatgcaagtcatGTGCTTTTAGGATTTTGaactatttgtttttaaacatgCAGTTGTTTTTAACATGTTACTCTtcaatttatcaaaaaataataactatgttACACAAGTTAAAACACAATTATTGAGGAAAATATGTACACTGAATTGAGAGATTAGAATGTAAACAatcaaaaaccctaaaataataatacaatataaaaattgcaATAGCAACATcatcaaaaattatattaatacatCACCAGAAAAGTTGTTTGATTTACTATAGAAGTAAGAAAAGTCTGGATACGAAAGAATCTTGCAGGATCCATGGTGATGATGTTAGGAGTCATCctaggaggagaaaaagagaagcaatggCTAAGGGACACTGGAATGCTTTGAAAATGTTTTAGTTTAAGAAggttcatgtaaaaaaaaaagaaggttcatGTGTTTAAATATTAGAATTATCCAGAGCAACAAACGTAGCCGATGTATCAAATGTACTGTATTTGCTAAAGTGGTATTTCACTATCTTTTTAAAGGTTTGTGAATAAACTGAACAACTTTTACAAATTCTCTTTGACATCATATGTCTTTTACTTTGTCAAAATACCACTTTCAAAGCAATATTTGatttataaaaggaagaaaaaatatataaatataaagaagaaatcgATCAAATATGGCACTAATTTGAGAGATtgtgggatttatttttttactggaaACTTAAAATAATGGAATCCATAGACATACATATGAAGAAAGTATGTTATAGAAATCATcaagaggttatttaaaattatattggaCAAATAAAGTAATACAAGACAAACTCAAAGAAGTATgaatcggggccggtgaggtgacgctagaggtaaggtgtctgccttgcaagcgctagcctaggaaggactgtggttcgatcccccggcatcctatctggtccccccaagccaggtgcaatttccgagcgcttagccaggagtaactcctgagcatcaaacgggtgtggcccaaaaaacaaacaaacaaaaaaagtatgaatCATTCTATTGTTGTAAAAAGAAGATAATAGCAAAATTTGTGGAATATCATATTTACAGgtaagacagaagaaaaaaacacactgaGTTTTTAGTATAACCAAAGAAAACTAAGATTGTAtggaatgaaaacaaaacaaataaatattcacaTTTACCTCAACAGGAACAATTTACAGCAGAGATGCAATCTGAAAATTATACCAGTGTGACAGAATTCATCCTTTTGGGATTAACAAAGAATCCTTCACTTTGCATCATCTTCTTTGTGATATTTTTAGGAATTTATGCTTTTACATTAGTTGGTAACATCAgtataatcattttaataaaaagctGTTCCCAGCTTCACTCCCCCATGTATCTCTTCCTTAGTCATTTGGCCTTTGTGGACATTGGGTATTCCACATCAGTTGTACCTATAATGCTTATAGGATTTCTGAAATACAGACTGGTCCTCCCTGTTACTGGCTGTGAAGTACAGCTCTGTACTGTGGTCATGTTTGGAACAGCTGAGTGTTTCCTGCTGGCTGCAATGGCCTATGATCGCTATGTAGCCATCTGCTCCCCACTGCTCTATTCCACCCACATGTCTTCTAGAGTCTGCATTGGATTACTGGGAACTTCTTACTTGGGTGGATGCGTAAATTCTTGGTCATTTGCTAGTTGTGTGTTGAGTTTGTCTTTTTGTGGACCAAATGAGATAAATCactttttctgtgatttttctcCTCTATTGAAGCTATCTTGCTCAGATATCTCCCTTATTGAAATTATCCCTGCCATCTCATCTGGGTCCATCATGGTGGTTACAGTGTTTGTCATAGCTCTCTCATATATCTACATCCTCATCACAGTCCTGAAGATGCGCTCCACAGAAAGTCGTCATAAAGCCTTCTCCACATGCTCGTCCCATCTTACTGCAGTCACACTGTACTATGGaactattttcttcatttatgtcTTGCCCAAATCCATCTACTCAACTGAGCAGAATAGAGTGATATCTTTGTTCTATACAGTGGTAATTCCCATGCTAAACCCACTCATTTATAGTCTGAGGAACAGGGATGTGAAGGAGGCTTTCAGAAAGACAACTGTCCggatatttttttagaatttattcttaGCAGCTCAGGTGTCCAAAAAAAGTTTGTTCCCAGCTTTACAGTTATGATCTACTAAATACTACTTCAATGATAGAGTAAATAAAAACCATGATTTTATCACTTTAGTAAAATGTTAACAACTAGGAGATaccttataattattataatattaataattattattgaatCCTATAGTACTAAGTACAATTTAATAACCTTATGtattaaaatgacttttattttggcATATTAGGTTCAAATCTAAGAACATTTCATAACTTATTTATCTTTCACAAGAAAGGAAGAATTATTATTGTGCTGTTTCTTTTGCAAATAAATCAgactattttacaaataaatcatCTAGGCGCAGAAGCATTAAGAAGTGATAAAAATTATAGGCAGTTCTAGAGCCAGATGGTTATGACTACAATGCCACTATGAATAATTTatgcaaattaataaattaaagataattaaaagaatAGAAGATTAGATGGAATCAAACCAACTCAAACAAAACTAAAGTGAATTTGAAGAATCaccttgattattataaaaatataatattaaagatGTCACATACAATAAGGCACTCATTGCCtccttgaaaaatgtttttaaatgttatttggaACATCATgtcttacaatattgttaataattgGCTTTAGTGCATATGCTGTTTCAAACTATAGCCATCACCAATATGTCAACTTTGCCCCATTATAGTCTCAGTGTTGTATCTCATCTACCCTTCAAACGACTTTTTCCATGATTTCTGATAAGCTTAGCTATATAGGCCAGTTTCCAAATTTTGTTGCCTTTGACTACttgttatttaattataatgCCTCTTTTTATGTCACAAATGGAAAGATATTCTGTTTTTTCACCttttcttctgactaacttcactcaacatgatactctttacatccatgtagcagcaaatttatgatttcttcttttcttacagGCATGTAGTTAGTTTCTCTAACCAGCTATCTGTTCTTGAGTTGAGCAAGTTAGATTTGACTCCTAGAAAAGAGACTGTATATTCAGAACAGAAGAGGAACCTCAAAAACATCTGAGGTTCATGGTGAAGAACCAGGTACTCTACAACCCCTGAAACACTGCTCAGAACTTTCCTTTCTAAAAAATTTTATGCATGTAATATCCCAACACAACTCTGTTTACCTCAACCATTGTTTCAGTGTCCCACTACCCCACTCTTGCCCTCTGCTTATTAAACTCAGTTTTATAAACAAGTTATCATGTTCTATGGTCTCTGACCTCTTATTATTACTTTACTGTAGTTGTCTATATCCTATCTACAAGAGAGATAATCTGTCTGTTACTCCCCTTTTGAAAACTTCATGCattataatactctccatgttttCAATTTCTAGAGTTAAgtatttaatatttgtaaaattaagATCATTTATAGCATTTGCTATTGAAATTTACCACTTATGGCAGCATTTGAAAAATTGAGAAATTACTGTCAGCAGGCTCTGTATTTCTATGAACATTAGAAATATAAACTAATGTAGAAATTTTCAATATTTGTTAAAGTGACACAAATGTGCAAAACTTGTAAGGATATAGGTTCCAAAACTAGAAAATTAGtgtatatattaatacattagttttgaatattcaaaattatatatgtaaagaattatgatgaaataaaattactttaaatagaAGCTGAAGTAATAATACAGAGATTAGAGTGCTTGCATTTCccactgacccaggttagatctctggTACCTCAGAtgttaccccaagcctgccaggagttatttgtgGTACAATCCCAGGAGTACAGTCACTGCTCCCCAAAACAaccaataaattatttaagtaaaaagaaaaggagggcccggagagatagcacagcggcgtttgccttgcaagcagccgatccaggaccaaaggtggttggttcgaatccctggtgtcccacatggtcccccgtgcctggcaggagctatttctgagcagacagccaggagtaacctctgagcactgccgggtgtggcccaaaaaccaaaaaacaaaaacaagaaaaggagcTATGCAAAAAAGTTATTCACAGTGTTATAAAAAGCAGtggcaaagataaaaaaaattctaggcaGGAGAAAATAGTCACATTAAACTATAAACTATCATAAACAATGCAAATTTACATATCTTCTAAGGATAATTCAACATAGAAGAAATTTATGAGACTCATTCTAAAATGTGAGGAAAATCTTTGAATATAAATGAATTTAATGGAATTAATAAAACACACCCAGGGAGATGGCAGTGGGAGCCATGTaattaaacatgtttgtaatcatgaggtttaaataatcatattatttaatttaaaaaaggagtaaattctatatataatattctttatttaagagtctttattttaagatttatatatttttatatatactattatttatttaagtttctttattaaaattgaaTCTGTACAAGTACTGACTGGAAATACTCTAAGCAAGGAAAGAGTTAAGTTCAGTGAATATCTAGGGGTGTACAGCCtgctgtggaaaaaaaaacaggacaaaTGACCAGCATGTCtcataagtcatgaaattttcctatacatggatgtacacggaatctattatgctgagtgaaataagtcagagagagagagagagagagagagagagagagagagagagagagagagagagagagaaacgcagaatggtctcactcatctatgggttttaagaaaaatgaaagacattcttgcaataataattttcagacacaaaagagaaaagagctgaagttccagctcacctcaggaagctcatcacaaagagtgatgagcttagttagagaaataactacattttgaactgtcctaataatgagaatgtatgagggaaatggaaagcctgtttagagtacaggtgggggttgggtggggaggagggagatttgggacattggtgatggaaatgttgcactggtgatgggtggtgttctttacatgactgaaacccaaacacaatcatgtatgtaagcaaggtgtttaaataaaattaaaaaaatataaaaaaaagttaaagaaactcataataaaataaggaaattaagaaacaaaattggGAGCTAAAATGGAGATGGAATCACTAGGACTTTCTtagatatgaaaagaaaaatgtcatattGATACCCATTAGAGAGATTAGATAGGTTATAGTCTCATTATACAGTTTTAGAATATTGAGAAATGATCAAGAAGGGGAAAGTGATTTTTATGGAAGAGGCCTAGTTTGAGGTATTTGTGGATTGAAGAATTTGATTATAAATGCTGAtacaaatcaataataaatatttaatcaatatcctattatattaatatttattaatatacctAGTTGATAACATATAGAAGGTCTTAATATTAGTAAAGGAATATGTCCAGTTATTAAGGGTAGGGAATTGTTTGAAGTAATTCATACACAACTATACGCTAACAATCCTTGAGCAACGTAGGCTGTGTAGCACACAAACAAACcaacagaaaaaaagacaactaggccaaaaaagaaaaataacagctaCTGGAAGTAACACTGTAAAGTTATACATTATGAAGTTTATTCACAAAAGTTTTATATGCTTCTAAACTGAAATAGGtagcaaaaaatagaaaaacaacatCATTTGCAATCGTATCAAAATAATTAGGCATATtggaataaattctgagtgctattttttttaatttttttatttttaattatgagaacaaggatgcaaagaaagagtatAACTCTAAACCCTACTAggcttttcttaaaaaacaataaaGCCTAATTAAATCACaatgagatatagttacaaagttgttcattattgggtttcagacataaaatgtccaatacccttcaccagtgcaaatttcccaacACAACTGttcctagttaaaaaaaaaattatccaaatacAATAGTAGCTGAATATACTTGAAATCACAAGTATTGAGATTGAATCTCTTGagtaaagaaggaaataaataaattaaaagcatatAGAGCACATTTTACAAGTTATACTGAAGAAAGAATAACTTTCTAGAATCTAGATAATAACCATATCAAGATCGCGATGTGTGGCactaaatgtaaaacaaaattagTATTCAACTATTTTCTCAACAGGAACAAGTCACAGGACACGGATATTGAAAACCACACCACTATGGCAGAGCTCATTTTTGGGACTAATGTAGAAACTGATGTGTgtcatttttttggtggggatttATGTTGTTATTTTAACAGGTAATATCATcataaagattttaataaaaagctGTTCACAGCTGCAAATTACCATGTATCTTTTCCATCTGTCACTTAGTCTTCGTAGACATTGGATTTTATATCTCAGTCACATCTATAATGCTTATACATGGAATAGCCCTCCCTGTTACTAGCTGGGAAGCacagctttgttttggggtcatatttgCAACAACCAAATGCTTTCTGGTCGCTGTCATGGCCTATGATCACAGTGTGCCATCTGCTCCCCACTGCTTTATTCCACCCACATGTCTCCTtgagtctgtatttttttttttttacaggccaCTTTCTACCTGAGTGGTTAGGTGAATTCTTGATCATTTGCTAATGTTTTATTAAGTTTGCCTTTTTGTGGACCaaatgagatttttctttctttctttctttctttttctttctttctttctttctttctttctttctttctttctttctttctttctttctttctttctttctttctttctttctttctttctttctttctttctttctttctttctttctttctttctttctttctttcttctttctttctttctttcttctttctttctttctttctttctctctctctctctctcctctctctctctctctctctttcttcttccttccttccttccttccttccttccttccttccttccttccttcttcttctttctttctttctttctttctttctttcttttctttctttctttctttctttctctttctttctctttctttctctttctttctttctttctttctttctttcttcttctttctctctctttctttttctattataaaatctttatttaagcaccatgattacaagcatgattgtagttggattttagtcataaacagaacatcccccttcaccagtgcaacattcccaacaccaatgcccccactacctccttcccaacacctgcctgtattcgtctacctctctcactcattaagattgtcttgatagttcttagtgtagtaatttccctaactgcattcatcactctttgtggtgtgcttcatattttgagctggtccttctggccctcatctgtattgtctctgggcaatattacaataatgtccttgatttttcttaaaatccatagacaagtgagactattctgtgtctatctctctccctctgacttatttcactctgcgtaatagattccatgtacagccatgtataggaaaatttcatcgcttcatctctctgatggctgcataatatttcattgtgtatatgtaccaagtttctttagccattcatctgttgaagggcatcttgtttccagaatctggctattgtaaatagcactgcaatgaatataggcaatttcagagtgcttagccaggagtaacccctgagcataaaatggatgtggcctgaaaaacaaaaaacaaacaaaaaagattccctaagccaggaacgatttctgagtgcatatccaggagtaacctctgagcatcactgggtgtagcccccaaacaaagaaacaagcaaaaaaacaaaaaacaaaaatgagataagcagggcctggagagatagcacagcggcgtttgccttgcaagcagccgatccaggaccaaaggtggttggttcaaatctcggtgtcccatatggtcccccgtgcctgccaagagctatttctgagcagacagcctggagtaacccctgagtacaccgggtgtggccccaaaataaaaacaaaaacaaaaattctgtttATATTGTATAATAGTGTTTTCCAACTAGCTCCAGAGCTTGAACTAGACTTTGAATAATAGTGACTTTGtttttatgacttattttactctGTAATATTTTCACCTCTACCCAGTATCCTCAGTTAAAGGgactattttatatagaaatttgtcCTGTTGACAGTGACTCTTCcttgcttattattatttttagactctcagtctaaaaacattttcaaaaaatgtcaaataattttctttattcaacTCATCAGTTAGACTAAACTGAATGTCtgctttttcaaacaaaatatatttcaattcaaAATATCACAAACAGTACTATCACTAGTACAATGAAAATATATAGaagtttcataatttttttgtttgtttgtttggttttttgaaggggattacacctggcagccctcacgggttattcctggctctagctcagaaatcgctcctggcaggctcagaggaccatatgggatgccgggatttgaaccaacgaccttctgcatgaaaggcaaacgccttgcctccatgctatctctccggccctaaagtttcatgattttatgtttttttttaaattattattttatcttgaaGGCAAAGCCATACGTATGACTTGCTATTCTAGAAGACATATGGAGAAATCGAaagttggcatttgccttgcatgcagaaagacggaggttcgaatcccagcatcccatttggtctcccgagccttccagaaacgatttctgagcctagaaccaggagtaacccctgagtgctgctgggtgtgacccccccaaaaaaaccaaacaaacaaataaacaaacaaaaaatgaactctTACTAGAACTTGAGTGTAGCAAAGTGAACCGCTTGATCTGTCTGCTTATCAGTATGTGTCAAAGTTGTATTGTAATAGTATGTTTCAATAGTAATCCATACAGACAAATCTGAAGGAAGCTGGGGTTATATCCTAGGCTATTACATACTGCTTCAGTGGCATATGAATTCTTAGGATCCTCAGAAAAATATTCCAGAGTTGTACTTTTGAAAGATGAAATGAAAGCTTTCTAAGACTCATAATACAATCCTGTATTAATATTGAGTCCCAGAAACAatagtcttatttcttttttttttctgtcatagtTATAATTTGTTTGTCATAACTTTTTTTTACCCTAATGCTTCTTTTCATTTGatttatggtttattttaaaagtactcTGATATAATCCTACTGATTAAAATTTAGCACATGATTATTTGTCCTCTGATTGAACTTTTCTGAGAAACTAAGAACTTTTCTCTTAACTTTTATTAACAAAGATAGTCTGAATTCCAGAGGATGCCAGGACATATAGATGCTCCTTTGGGGAGGACAGTCACTGGTCTTAATGAGTCACCTGGTTCCACAAGTTATTTTTTACCACAAACTATACAAATTTTTCTCAAAGGATTCAGCAGTAACAGCTCTGGGGATATGTTCTGTTCTATTAGTTGTCCTTTTCTTCCCATCTCACAACAAAGATACCAACCTTATCCTGATAGCATGTATGTGACTTTGAACATGTATTATATTTTGAACAAGGGTATCATTTAAGGCATCCCATAGTTATTGACCCTTAAaactaacataaaattttaataataaatcttTTTCTGTAAATATTTGCTTACAATTTAGCACCAATAATTCTGGATTTGAATGGTGAGTAAATGCCATAAAACTTACTTtagattatttgttttatttaataagaaatgtcaaagaatatatttcaggtCTCATATTTGAC contains:
- the LOC126018524 gene encoding olfactory receptor 491-like translates to MQSENYTSVTEFILLGLTKNPSLCIIFFVIFLGIYAFTLVGNISIIILIKSCSQLHSPMYLFLSHLAFVDIGYSTSVVPIMLIGFLKYRLVLPVTGCEVQLCTVVMFGTAECFLLAAMAYDRYVAICSPLLYSTHMSSRVCIGLLGTSYLGGCVNSWSFASCVLSLSFCGPNEINHFFCDFSPLLKLSCSDISLIEIIPAISSGSIMVVTVFVIALSYIYILITVLKMRSTESRHKAFSTCSSHLTAVTLYYGTIFFIYVLPKSIYSTEQNRVISLFYTVVIPMLNPLIYSLRNRDVKEAFRKTTVRIFF